A single region of the Vanacampus margaritifer isolate UIUO_Vmar chromosome 13, RoL_Vmar_1.0, whole genome shotgun sequence genome encodes:
- the cist1 gene encoding putative LOC729966 homolog, with product MEDLQAPWFGFTDRDDTVMHLTVLISLLAVTISQSTSFSPTVKQTLVSALTKTNNEGWTSHSTQQRTVPPTGTSQASAQPPQTSNRIQEHDTAVARQTSKETTPLLSTIFASAVVTSHQKSTSQALPQLFGEDDLRANPGLVAIITIFCIVLALLLIVATVKCIQSPSSDFERLEDVPMDKMNEGSPFARYSK from the exons ATGGAAGATCTCCAGGCACCATGGTTCGGATTCACTGATAGAGACGAca CAGTGATGCATCTGACGGTGCTCATCTCCCTGCTGGCTGTGACCATCAGTCAGA GCACGAGCTTCTCTCCAACAGTTAAACAGACACTGGTGAGCgctttaacaaaaacaaacaatgaaggTTGGACCAGTCACAGCACACAGCAGCGAACAGTTCCTCCGACAGGGACATCGCAAGCGTCAGCCCAGCCTCCGCAAACATCCAACAGGATACAGGAGCATGACACTGCGGTTGCCAGGCAGACTTCCAAAGAGACAACACCTCTTCTATCGACAATCTTTGCCTCGGCTGTCGTCACATCTCACCAAAAATCAACCAGCCAAG CTCTTCCTCAACTTTTTGGTGAGGACGACTTGAGGGCCAATCCTGGCCTTGTCGCCATCATCACCATCTTCTGCATCGTCCTTGCTCTCCTGCTCATCGTGGCCACAGTCAAATGTATCCAGTCACCGAGTTCCGACTTTGAGAGGCTTGAAGATGTGCCCATG GACAAAATGAACGAAGGATCTCCATTTGCTCGCTACTCTAAATGA
- the mpv17l2 gene encoding mpv17-like protein 2, whose product MLPRVGKEFVVRIRFSWLQLFQGRYLLLTNTVSGGCMLALGDFLQQSRETHKEPTRIRDWNRTGRMFVVGCSMGPVLHYWYTWLDRRFVGYAMNTVVKKVLVDQMIASPTLGMWYFLGMGVMEGRSLSHGWEEFKDKFWEFYKADWCVWPAAQMINFYFLSPKFRVVYVNTVTLGWDTYLSYLKHRDDSQPSELLSERSVAEVQPKALPPSKTLEEKSGW is encoded by the exons ATGCTTCCCCGGGTGGGCAAAGAGTTTGTGGTCCGCATACGGTTCTCGTGGCTGCAGTTGTTCCAGGGCCGCTACCTGCTGCTCACCAACACAGTGAGCGGAGGATGCATGCTGGCCCTGGGTGACTTTCTACAGCAGAGCCGGGAAACGCACAAGGAGCCGACCAGAATCCGAGACTGGAACAGGACAG GTCGTATGTTTGTGGTGGGCTGCTCCATGGGTCCAGTGCTGCACTATTGGTACACATGGTTGGACAGAAGATTTGTAGGCTACGCTATGAACACGGTGGTCAAGAAGGTTCTGGTGGACCAGATGATTGCGTCGCCAACACTTGGCATGTGGTACTTTTTAG GTATGGGGGTCATGGAGGGACGCTCGTTATCCCACGGATGGGAGGAGTTTAAAGATAAATTCTGGGAATTTTATAAA GCTGACTGGTGCGTTTGGCCTGCGGCTCAGATGATCAACTTTTATTTCCTCTCACCCAAATTCCGTGTTGTGTACGTCAACACCGTCACCTTGGGGTGGGACACCTACCTCTCCTATCTAAAACACAGA GATGACAGTCAGCCCTCGGAGTTGCTATCAGAGCGCAGTGTGGCAGAAGTGCAGCCGAAAGCTCTGCCACCATCCAAAACTCTGGAGGAGAAAAGCGGGTGGTGA
- the rab3ab gene encoding RAB3A, member RAS oncogene family, b, which translates to MASATATYGQKESSDQNFDYMFKILIIGNSSVGKTSFLFRYADDSFTPAFVSTVGIDFKVKTIYRNDKRIKLQIWDTAGQERYRTITTAYYRGAMGFILMYDITNEESFNAVQDWSTQIKTYSWDNAQVLLVGNKCDMDDERMVSGDRARQLSDHLGFEFFEVSAKDNINVKQTFERLVDIICEKMSESLDAGDPAVTGAKQGPQLTEQPAPPHQDCAC; encoded by the exons ATGGCGTCAGCCACAGCAACCTATGGACAGAAGGAGTCCTCGGACCAGAACTTTGATTATATGTTTAAGATCCTCATCATTGGCAACAGTAGTGTGGGTAAAACCTCCTTCTTGTTCCGTTACGCCGACGACTCCTTCACACCCGCCTTTGTCAGTACAGTGGGCATCGACTTCAAGGTGAAGACCATCTACAGGAACGATAAAAGGATCAAACTACAGATCTGG GATACGGCAGGTCAGGAGCGCTACCGTACCATCACTACAGCGTACTACCGAGGTGCCATGGGCTTCATCCTTATGTATGACATCACCAACGAGGAGTCCTTCAATGCTGTCCAGGACTG GTCTACTCAGATTAAGACATACTCGTGGGATAATGCCCAGGTGCTGCTAGTAGGAAATAAGTGTGATATGGACGATGAGCGCATGGTGAGTGGAGACAGAGCCCGGCAGCTGTCTGACCATCTCG GTTTCGAGTTCTTCGAAGTCAGCGCCAAAGACAACATCAACGTAAAGCAGACCTTTGAGCGTCTGGTCGACATTATTTGTGAAAAGATGTCGGAGAGTCTGGATGCTGGTGATCCCGCCGTCACGGGGGCCAAGCAGGGGCCCCAGCTGACGGAGCAGCCTGCTCCACCACACCAGGACTGTGCATGTTAA
- the LOC144062525 gene encoding transcription factor JunD-like: protein MMKKDINLTLTEPDMKPHLRDVDGILGSSDLGLLKLSSPDLEKLIIQSNGMVTTPPSSSHFLYPKSVTDEQEFAEGFVKALEDLHKQNQVPMNGTLNLGATINIAPVTTQLELPVYTNLNSYGSGPLGTTVNYSTDTVPFPPPPPPHHFGAAPSVEPELSSRVQPPKEEPQTVPDVQSFGESPPLSPVDMDSQERVKADRKRLRNRIAASKCRRRKLERISRLEDKVTTLKNQNTDLASTADVLREQVAQLKEKVLTHVNSGCQLLPHEVQVH from the coding sequence ATGATGAAGAAGGATATTAACTTGACGCTGACCGAGCCAGACATGAAGCCGCACCTTCGCGACGTTGACGGAATTCTGGGCTCCTCGGATTTAGGGCTCCTCAAACTGTCTTCACCGGATTTGGAAAAGCTTATCATCCAGTCCAACGGGATGGTCACCACGCCGCCGAGCAGCTCCCACTTCCTGTATCCGAAGTCCGTGACGGACGAGCAGGAGTTCGCCGAGGGCTTCGTCAAAGCGTTGGAGGACCTGCACAAGCAGAACCAGGTGCCGATGAACGGGACTTTGAATCTGGGCGCCACGATCAATATCGCCCCGGTTACGACGCAGCTGGAGTTGCCCGTGTACACGAACCTGAACAGCTACGGTAGCGGGCCTTTGGGGACCACCGTCAACTACTCCACGGATACGGTGCCTTTCCCACCCCCGCCTCCGCCTCACCATTTCGGCGCAGCTCCTTCGGTGGAGCCGGAGCTCTCCAGCCGAGTGCAGCCACCCAAAGAGGAGCCTCAGACGGTGCCAGACGTGCAGAGCTTCGGGGAGAGCCCGCCGCTGTCTCCCGTCGACATGGACTCGCAAGAGCGTGTCAAGGCCGACAGGAAGAGGCTCCGGAACAGGATCGCCGCTTCCAAGTGTCGCAGACGCAAGCTGGAGCGGATCTCGAGGCTGGAGGACAAAGTGACGACGCTGAAGAACCAAAACACCGACTTGGCTTCTACGGCCGACGTCCTCAGAGAGCAAGTGGCCCAGCTCAAGGAGAAAGTCCTCACCCACGTCAACAGTGGCTGTCAGCTACTACCACATGAGGTTCAGGTGCATTAG